The Gemmatimonadales bacterium genome window below encodes:
- a CDS encoding TetR/AcrR family transcriptional regulator, giving the protein MIPQSNPPAPRWQRRPEARPEEILDAAQEIFGEYGFARAKLDDVAQRAGVSKGTVYLYFDSKEALFREMVRAKIVPMIEQGEALVEQHEGPYRDLLVTLVRTMFDRMQRGGLGRIARLVTSELTSFPELGRFYFDEVILRARRLLELVLDRGIASGEFRPVAHRFAARGLPLLLVQTSLSQCFYREFDPQALSDEAALEGIIELCLEGVLTRSPMGD; this is encoded by the coding sequence GTGATTCCCCAATCCAACCCACCCGCACCGCGCTGGCAACGGCGCCCCGAGGCCCGCCCCGAAGAGATCCTCGATGCCGCACAGGAGATTTTCGGCGAGTACGGCTTCGCCCGCGCCAAGCTCGACGACGTGGCCCAGCGCGCCGGAGTCAGCAAGGGAACGGTCTATCTCTACTTCGATTCCAAGGAAGCGCTCTTCCGCGAGATGGTGCGGGCGAAAATCGTCCCCATGATCGAGCAGGGCGAAGCACTGGTCGAGCAGCACGAGGGCCCCTACCGCGATCTCCTCGTGACGCTCGTGCGCACGATGTTCGACCGGATGCAGCGGGGTGGTCTCGGACGGATCGCGAGATTGGTCACCTCCGAGCTGACGAGCTTCCCCGAGCTCGGCCGCTTCTACTTCGACGAAGTGATCCTCCGCGCCCGCCGCCTGCTCGAGCTGGTACTCGACCGCGGCATTGCGAGTGGCGAATTCAGGCCGGTGGCGCACCGTTTCGCCGCGCGCGGGCTGCCGCTGCTCCTGGTGCAGACCTCGCTCTCGCAATGCTTCTACCGCGAATTTGATCCCCAGGCACTCTCCGACGAGGCCGCGCTCGAAGGCATCATCGAACTCTGCCTCGAGGGCGTCCTCACGCGCTCTCCGATGGGCGACTGA
- a CDS encoding pitrilysin family protein: MTDEQGPGRWSGGVRREVLPNGLTVLVQRDASAPVVAVVTHVKAGFFDEPDRWGGISHVLEHMFFKGTARRGVGAVARETKAAGGYLNASTGYDQTNYFVVLPREGLASALEIQADALRNAALDGGELARELQVIIQEAKRKLDSPEAVAAETLHEVMFDRHRIRRWRIGREEDLARFTRDDVRGYYESRYVPERTIVAIVGDVDPEAALALAREAYGGWPPRPGALDRSPEEPPHRGVRARTLRGDVAQAQLVIGWPTVPPLHPDSPALDLAAAVLSAGRGSWLYRALREPGIVSGIASWNYAPTELGVFAVSADLEPERLPAAVEGIAEATARLGMLGPSEPDLTRARTLVLARWARRLESMEGRASALAAAEALGGVEILDREYDALQTATADDVRAVAARYLAPDNVSGVAYLPRGRGADLTVEMLARAFAVTALRPLASPAGSAPRAAGPRAAQARERDAGVWQLALPGVDVLVRRKIGVPMVALGIYVPRLEFDPPGEAGIGALTVRGALRGAGALDAAGLAFAVERLGGTLGASSTVDWLGVGTAVLAERLPEAGALLDLVYTAPRFGEAEIAAERDLMIVEATQVADDMFRYPFQLAFGAAFGDLTYGRPIGGLAETLAGLTAGDARRWHERALLGVRPVVVAVGDVEPERAAEQLAGVFGAYPQRARAMVTAPVAWALDSRPLVRAVEREKAQSALAMVFQGPDRRAPDRWAGDVWAAIASGLGGRLFEALRDRRSLAYTVVASSWQKGRAGALVTYIATSPDREEEARSAMLAELERFVREPASEEELRQAVSYLAGQVQVRLQSGAAVAGDILEAWLVGDGLGELADPAARYRAVTADAVRAVAAHYLDAARRAEGVVRGTRGRR, from the coding sequence ATGACGGACGAGCAGGGGCCGGGCCGCTGGTCGGGCGGTGTGCGGCGCGAGGTATTGCCGAACGGGCTCACGGTTCTGGTGCAGCGCGACGCGTCCGCCCCGGTGGTCGCGGTGGTGACGCATGTCAAGGCCGGCTTTTTCGATGAGCCGGACCGCTGGGGCGGCATCTCGCACGTGCTGGAGCACATGTTCTTCAAGGGGACGGCGCGCCGGGGCGTGGGCGCGGTGGCGCGCGAGACCAAGGCGGCCGGCGGCTACCTCAACGCCAGCACCGGGTACGACCAGACCAACTACTTCGTCGTGCTGCCACGCGAGGGCCTGGCGTCCGCGCTCGAGATTCAGGCCGACGCGCTCCGGAACGCGGCGCTCGATGGGGGCGAGCTCGCACGCGAGCTCCAAGTGATCATCCAGGAAGCCAAGCGCAAGCTGGACAGCCCGGAGGCGGTGGCCGCCGAGACCCTGCACGAAGTCATGTTCGACCGGCACCGGATCCGGCGCTGGCGCATCGGCCGCGAGGAGGATCTCGCGCGCTTCACGCGGGACGACGTGCGGGGATACTACGAGTCACGCTACGTCCCCGAACGCACGATCGTGGCGATCGTGGGCGACGTCGACCCCGAGGCCGCGCTCGCGCTCGCCCGCGAGGCCTACGGCGGGTGGCCGCCGCGCCCGGGTGCGCTCGACCGCTCGCCCGAGGAGCCCCCGCACCGTGGCGTGCGGGCGCGGACGCTCCGCGGCGATGTGGCGCAGGCCCAGCTCGTGATCGGCTGGCCCACGGTGCCGCCGCTGCATCCCGACTCGCCCGCGCTCGACCTCGCGGCGGCGGTGCTGAGCGCCGGCCGCGGGAGCTGGCTTTACCGGGCGCTGCGCGAGCCCGGCATCGTCTCGGGAATCGCCTCCTGGAACTACGCGCCGACCGAGCTCGGCGTGTTTGCCGTGAGCGCCGACCTCGAGCCCGAGCGCCTTCCGGCGGCCGTCGAGGGCATCGCCGAGGCGACCGCGCGCCTTGGCATGCTCGGGCCGTCCGAACCCGATCTCACGCGGGCCCGCACGCTCGTGCTTGCGCGCTGGGCGCGGCGCCTCGAGTCGATGGAGGGCCGCGCCTCGGCGCTCGCGGCGGCGGAAGCGCTCGGTGGCGTCGAGATTCTGGACCGCGAGTACGACGCGCTCCAGACGGCAACGGCGGACGACGTGCGCGCCGTTGCCGCGCGATACCTGGCGCCGGACAATGTCTCGGGCGTGGCGTATCTCCCGCGCGGGCGCGGCGCCGATCTCACCGTCGAGATGCTGGCGCGCGCCTTTGCGGTCACGGCGCTGCGGCCGCTCGCGAGCCCGGCCGGGTCCGCGCCGCGCGCGGCGGGTCCGAGAGCAGCGCAGGCGCGCGAGCGGGATGCCGGCGTGTGGCAGCTTGCATTGCCCGGTGTGGACGTGCTCGTGCGCCGCAAGATCGGCGTGCCCATGGTGGCGCTCGGCATCTACGTGCCTCGGCTGGAGTTCGATCCGCCCGGCGAGGCGGGGATCGGCGCGCTCACCGTGCGCGGCGCGCTCCGCGGCGCGGGCGCGCTCGACGCCGCCGGTCTCGCGTTCGCGGTCGAGCGGCTCGGGGGCACGCTCGGGGCGAGCAGCACGGTGGATTGGCTCGGCGTCGGCACCGCCGTTCTCGCCGAACGGCTGCCGGAAGCCGGCGCGTTGCTCGATCTCGTGTACACGGCGCCGCGCTTCGGCGAGGCGGAGATCGCGGCGGAGCGGGATCTCATGATCGTCGAGGCCACGCAGGTGGCGGACGATATGTTCCGCTACCCGTTCCAACTCGCCTTCGGCGCGGCCTTCGGCGATCTCACCTACGGCCGGCCGATCGGCGGCCTGGCGGAGACGCTCGCTGGACTCACTGCGGGCGATGCGCGCCGCTGGCACGAGCGCGCGTTATTGGGCGTGCGGCCGGTCGTGGTGGCCGTGGGCGACGTGGAGCCCGAGCGAGCGGCGGAGCAGCTTGCGGGCGTGTTCGGCGCGTACCCGCAGCGCGCGCGCGCGATGGTCACGGCGCCGGTGGCCTGGGCGCTCGACTCCCGGCCACTTGTGCGCGCGGTGGAGCGCGAGAAGGCCCAGAGCGCGCTCGCGATGGTGTTCCAGGGACCCGACCGCCGCGCCCCCGATCGCTGGGCCGGCGATGTCTGGGCGGCGATCGCAAGCGGGCTCGGCGGCCGGCTCTTCGAGGCGCTGCGCGACCGCCGCTCGCTGGCGTACACGGTCGTCGCCTCATCCTGGCAGAAGGGGCGTGCCGGGGCGCTCGTTACCTACATCGCGACGTCACCCGATCGCGAGGAGGAAGCGCGCTCGGCGATGCTGGCTGAGCTGGAGCGGTTCGTGCGCGAGCCGGCAAGCGAGGAGGAGCTGCGCCAGGCGGTGAGCTATCTCGCCGGCCAGGTGCAGGTGCGCTTGCAGAGCGGCGCGGCGGTGGCCGGCGATATCCTCGAGGCGTGGCTCGTGGGGGATGGGCTGGGCGAGCTGGCCGATCCCGCGGCGCGCTACCGCGCGGTCACCGCCGACGCCGTGCGCGCGGTTGCGGCGCATTATCTCGATGCGGCGCGGCGGGCGGAGGGCGTCGTCCGAGGCACGCGCGGACGCCGCTGA
- a CDS encoding HlyD family secretion protein, producing the protein MATDTAPRRPSTETFEHEVVDSELPAPRSRRRWLTFLIAGIVVLAGAVWAGRKWIYSRSHASTDNAQVDGHIVVVSPKVQAFVDRVLVDNNERVKAGDTLVVLDDRDLKVRVQEAEAELASTRAAAGTAQQTGQATAQVATTRAQAASARASVASAEANFKRAASDLERIRGLAAKQIVAAQQLDAAQAAYDAAAAELDAARKQAAAAGSQVSASTAALSGATARLEAAQAALDNARLQLSYAYILSPTDGVVANRSVEPGGLVQVGQALMSIVPLRDVWVTANLKETQLPGVSVGDKATFTVDAYPGRTFLGHVESLSPATGARFALLPPDNATGNFTKVVQRVPVRIAVDGSIDPARPLRPGMSVEATITTR; encoded by the coding sequence ATGGCAACCGACACCGCTCCCCGCCGCCCTTCGACCGAGACGTTCGAGCACGAGGTCGTCGACAGCGAACTGCCTGCCCCGCGCTCGCGGCGGCGCTGGCTCACGTTCCTCATCGCCGGCATCGTCGTACTCGCCGGGGCCGTGTGGGCAGGCCGCAAGTGGATCTACAGCCGGAGCCACGCCTCGACCGACAATGCCCAGGTGGACGGTCACATCGTCGTAGTCTCGCCCAAGGTGCAGGCGTTCGTGGATCGCGTCCTGGTCGACAACAACGAGCGGGTGAAGGCGGGCGACACGCTCGTCGTCCTCGATGACCGGGATCTCAAGGTGCGCGTCCAGGAAGCGGAAGCCGAGCTCGCGAGCACCCGCGCGGCGGCGGGAACCGCGCAGCAGACCGGCCAGGCTACGGCGCAGGTCGCCACGACCAGGGCCCAGGCCGCGAGCGCCCGGGCGAGCGTGGCCTCCGCCGAGGCGAACTTCAAGCGCGCCGCGTCCGACCTGGAGCGGATTCGGGGACTTGCCGCCAAGCAGATCGTGGCCGCCCAGCAACTCGACGCGGCGCAGGCCGCCTACGATGCCGCCGCCGCCGAGCTCGACGCCGCACGCAAGCAAGCCGCCGCGGCGGGCAGCCAGGTCTCGGCCTCCACCGCCGCGCTCTCCGGCGCCACGGCGCGGCTCGAGGCGGCGCAAGCTGCGCTCGACAACGCCCGCCTGCAGTTGAGCTACGCATACATCCTGTCGCCGACGGACGGTGTGGTGGCCAATCGCAGCGTAGAGCCGGGCGGACTGGTGCAGGTGGGTCAGGCGCTCATGTCGATCGTGCCGCTCCGCGACGTGTGGGTGACGGCAAACCTCAAGGAGACCCAGCTCCCTGGCGTGTCGGTGGGCGACAAGGCGACGTTCACGGTGGACGCCTACCCCGGCCGCACCTTTCTCGGCCACGTCGAGAGTCTGAGCCCCGCCACCGGGGCGCGCTTCGCGCTGCTGCCGCCCGATAACGCGACCGGCAACTTCACCAAGGTGGTGCAGCGGGTGCCGGTGCGCATCGCCGTGGACGGCAGCATCGATCCAGCGCGGCCGCTCCGCCCCGGCATGTCGGTCGAGGCGACGATCACGACCCGCTGA
- a CDS encoding DHA2 family efflux MFS transporter permease subunit: protein MATLSLPAPAGGLARADVYRYRYLIAFAVVLASVLELLDTSIVNVAIPHMMGNLGATLDEIAWVSTGYIVANVIVLPITGWLSARFGRRNYYTGSILLFTAASFLAGNAHTLEQLIGARVLQGIGGAALISTAQAILFDVFPLEERGVAMAIFGMGVMVGPTLGPTLGGWITDNYSWPWIFYINLPLGAVAAVMTWRFVPEPVHTSERTDRMDWLGLALLIIGIGTLQILLERGESKDWFGSREIFIEAIVAGIGLVAFIWHELVAEQPIVDLRILRNRQLFAGVAFGVTLGFGLYASVFALPVFLQTLLGYSAWDSGLVILPGAIASAVTMAVVGRYSNRLDARLMIAAGTLLFMWAMWLHSRFTLAIGMHDLFWPMVLRGTGLGLIFVPLSQLTVADLRPSQYAQGTGLFNLSRQLGGSFGIAAATTVLSRFTEQARTALVPHLDAGQPAVRAWLEMATRHMHTLGGGLEQARMKAYALLEFVLERQASVIAFEKVFLIMGVSLVVSLPLLLLFRTGRTTGDRGMAH, encoded by the coding sequence GTGGCCACGCTTTCGCTCCCCGCGCCCGCCGGTGGCCTGGCGCGCGCGGACGTCTATCGATACCGCTATCTCATCGCATTCGCGGTGGTGCTCGCCAGCGTGCTCGAGCTGCTCGACACGAGTATCGTGAACGTCGCGATCCCGCACATGATGGGAAATCTCGGCGCCACGCTCGATGAGATCGCCTGGGTGAGCACCGGGTACATCGTCGCCAACGTGATCGTGTTGCCGATCACCGGCTGGCTCTCCGCCCGCTTCGGGCGGCGCAACTATTACACGGGCTCGATCCTCCTCTTCACCGCCGCGTCGTTTCTCGCCGGCAACGCGCACACGCTCGAGCAGCTGATCGGCGCGCGGGTGCTCCAGGGCATCGGCGGCGCCGCCCTCATTTCGACCGCGCAGGCCATCCTCTTCGACGTGTTCCCGCTGGAGGAGCGCGGCGTCGCTATGGCGATCTTCGGCATGGGCGTGATGGTGGGTCCCACGCTCGGACCCACGCTCGGCGGCTGGATCACGGACAACTACTCCTGGCCCTGGATCTTCTACATCAACCTGCCGCTCGGCGCGGTCGCGGCAGTCATGACGTGGCGCTTCGTTCCCGAGCCGGTGCACACGTCCGAGCGCACCGACCGGATGGACTGGCTCGGGCTCGCGTTGCTCATCATCGGCATCGGCACGCTCCAGATCCTGCTCGAGCGCGGCGAGTCGAAGGACTGGTTCGGCTCGCGCGAGATCTTCATCGAAGCGATCGTCGCCGGCATTGGCCTCGTCGCCTTCATCTGGCACGAGCTGGTGGCGGAGCAGCCGATCGTGGACCTCCGGATCCTGCGCAATCGCCAGCTCTTTGCCGGGGTGGCGTTCGGCGTTACCCTCGGCTTCGGCCTTTACGCGAGCGTCTTCGCCCTGCCGGTGTTTCTCCAGACGCTGCTCGGCTACTCCGCCTGGGACAGCGGCCTCGTGATCCTGCCGGGCGCCATCGCGAGTGCGGTGACGATGGCGGTCGTCGGCCGCTACAGCAATCGGCTCGATGCGCGGCTCATGATCGCGGCCGGCACCCTCCTCTTCATGTGGGCGATGTGGCTCCATTCCCGCTTCACCCTCGCCATCGGGATGCACGATCTCTTCTGGCCGATGGTGCTCCGCGGCACCGGTCTCGGACTCATCTTCGTGCCCCTGAGCCAGCTCACGGTCGCCGATCTCCGGCCCAGCCAGTACGCGCAGGGCACCGGGCTGTTCAACCTCTCGCGGCAACTCGGCGGCAGCTTCGGCATCGCTGCCGCGACGACGGTCCTGAGCCGCTTCACCGAGCAGGCGCGCACCGCGCTGGTGCCGCATCTCGACGCCGGCCAGCCGGCGGTGCGCGCATGGCTCGAAATGGCGACCCGGCACATGCACACGCTGGGCGGCGGGCTCGAGCAGGCGCGGATGAAGGCGTACGCGCTTCTCGAGTTCGTTCTCGAGCGTCAGGCGAGCGTCATCGCGTTCGAGAAGGTGTTCCTCATCATGGGCGTGAGCCTGGTGGTGAGCCTGCCGCTTCTGCTGCTCTTCCGGACGGGCCGCACGACCGGGGACCGCGGGATGGCGCACTGA
- a CDS encoding ABC transporter ATP-binding protein yields MIELQDLSKTYRSWAGSRTVPALDGVAVTIEAGEVAGIAGPNGAGKSTLISILLGFLSPTGGTARIDGLVPRAYVERRGVGYLAELIAIPPRWTVEATLRRGAALAGVPEAARPSRIDDLLHRLGLADQRAKQARQLSKGNLQRLGLAQALVSDADLIVLDEPTHGLDPVWTQRFRDVVRGLRRPGRTVVIASHNLDELERLADRVLILNQGRLERVVAVGAAPEVAAGTAPPPLVYRLALAAPHPALPATFPGAAPIAGRTAEWRVVGDLGELNRSLAALLAAGATVRSFDAEESRLESEFRAAVGDAP; encoded by the coding sequence GTGATCGAGCTGCAGGACCTTTCGAAAACCTACCGCTCGTGGGCCGGCAGCCGGACCGTGCCGGCGCTCGACGGCGTCGCCGTGACCATCGAGGCCGGCGAGGTCGCCGGCATCGCGGGGCCCAACGGCGCCGGCAAGTCGACGCTCATCTCAATCCTCCTCGGCTTCCTCTCACCCACCGGCGGCACGGCCCGGATCGACGGCCTCGTCCCACGAGCGTACGTGGAGCGCCGCGGCGTGGGCTATCTGGCCGAGCTCATCGCGATTCCGCCGCGCTGGACGGTCGAGGCGACGCTCCGCCGAGGCGCGGCGCTGGCGGGTGTGCCCGAGGCGGCGCGGCCCTCGCGCATCGACGATCTGCTGCACCGGCTCGGTCTCGCCGATCAGCGCGCGAAGCAGGCGCGGCAACTTTCGAAGGGCAACCTGCAGCGGCTCGGACTCGCTCAGGCACTCGTCTCCGACGCCGATCTGATCGTGCTCGACGAGCCGACGCACGGCCTCGACCCCGTGTGGACCCAGCGCTTCCGGGACGTCGTGCGCGGGCTCCGGCGGCCGGGCCGTACGGTCGTGATCGCGTCGCACAACCTCGACGAGCTCGAGCGCCTGGCCGACCGGGTGCTGATCCTCAATCAGGGGCGCCTCGAGCGGGTGGTCGCCGTTGGCGCCGCGCCGGAGGTCGCCGCGGGGACCGCCCCGCCGCCGCTCGTCTATCGACTGGCGCTCGCCGCCCCTCATCCTGCGCTCCCCGCGACCTTTCCAGGCGCTGCCCCCATCGCCGGCCGCACGGCCGAATGGCGCGTAGTGGGCGATCTCGGCGAGCTCAACCGTAGCCTCGCCGCGCTCCTCGCGGCCGGCGCCACCGTGCGCTCGTTCGACGCGGAGGAGAGCCGGCTCGAGAGTGAGTTTCGGGCGGCCGTGGGGGACGCGCCGTGA
- a CDS encoding OsmC family protein yields the protein MALEWLGDLRFEGAESGGPTMLLDADGVEAPGPMAALLLAAAACSGADVVSILGKMRVKLEACRIEVAGVRREIEPRRYTSVHFTFELKGAALDEAKARRAIDLSLTRYCSVVHSLAPDIAIAYELRLT from the coding sequence GTGGCCCTCGAGTGGTTGGGCGATCTTCGCTTCGAGGGCGCTGAATCCGGGGGGCCCACGATGCTGCTCGATGCCGATGGCGTCGAGGCGCCGGGGCCCATGGCCGCGCTGCTGCTCGCGGCCGCGGCGTGTTCCGGCGCGGACGTGGTCTCGATACTCGGCAAGATGCGGGTAAAGCTCGAGGCATGCAGGATCGAGGTGGCCGGCGTGCGCCGCGAAATTGAGCCGCGCCGCTACACGTCGGTGCACTTCACGTTCGAGCTCAAGGGCGCCGCCCTCGACGAGGCAAAGGCGCGCCGGGCGATCGACCTTTCGCTCACCCGTTATTGCTCGGTGGTGCACTCGCTCGCGCCGGACATCGCCATCGCATATGAGCTGCGGTTGACGTGA
- a CDS encoding tetratricopeptide repeat protein, which yields MSDAFRTSDDFDEQAHQLYNDGRYDDALALLNEGLSLYPNAVELHVGTAYAHLAREEYAWARRSFERALAIDPDHEDSLTGLGETLLKFGDRAAALNAFERTIELGFRDDHDLMLQVGRALFREGLVGHAQRFFDFAASAHPDSADATACLGYACHRRGDDSGALFWLRRALELDGDFPEARIYLANMLYDRGESEAALHHLERTRPEEHFDELGIWRTIELKKLVYRLRDEDPELQPWLARLGEVAGEPDSIELLLAEVEAQQSDGSVRDPHQLELFGTLLSELHAMQRRPAHSGHAGDAHAIGTLSGETFRGTWDEILLQMKAADREWADASMAEYMLGLARRGRAETGVVIPVTDAEAFIRGSAEAGVLRIIQ from the coding sequence ATGTCGGACGCATTTCGCACCTCCGACGACTTCGACGAACAGGCCCACCAGCTCTACAACGACGGACGATACGACGACGCGCTTGCCCTCCTGAACGAGGGACTCTCCCTCTACCCCAATGCAGTCGAGCTCCACGTCGGGACGGCGTACGCTCATCTCGCGCGCGAAGAGTACGCTTGGGCCCGGCGCAGCTTCGAGCGCGCGCTCGCCATCGATCCCGACCACGAGGACAGCCTCACGGGGCTGGGCGAGACGCTGCTCAAGTTCGGCGACCGGGCCGCCGCGCTCAACGCGTTCGAGCGCACGATCGAGCTCGGTTTCCGCGACGACCACGACCTGATGCTGCAGGTGGGCCGTGCGCTGTTTCGCGAGGGGCTCGTGGGGCACGCGCAGCGGTTCTTCGATTTCGCGGCGAGCGCGCACCCGGATTCGGCCGACGCCACGGCGTGCCTGGGCTACGCCTGTCATCGGCGGGGCGACGACAGCGGCGCGCTCTTCTGGCTCCGGCGCGCGCTCGAGCTGGACGGGGATTTTCCCGAGGCGCGGATCTATCTCGCGAACATGCTCTACGACCGCGGCGAGTCCGAGGCGGCGCTGCACCATCTCGAGCGGACCCGGCCGGAGGAGCACTTCGATGAGCTGGGGATCTGGCGCACGATCGAGCTCAAGAAATTGGTGTACCGCCTGCGCGACGAAGATCCCGAGCTGCAACCCTGGCTCGCGCGCCTGGGGGAAGTCGCCGGCGAGCCCGACTCGATCGAGCTGCTCCTCGCCGAGGTCGAGGCGCAGCAGTCGGACGGCAGCGTGCGCGACCCGCACCAGCTCGAGCTGTTCGGCACGCTCCTCTCCGAGCTGCACGCGATGCAGCGGCGTCCGGCGCATTCGGGGCACGCCGGCGACGCGCACGCCATCGGCACGCTGTCCGGCGAAACGTTCCGGGGCACCTGGGATGAGATCCTCCTCCAGATGAAGGCCGCCGATCGGGAGTGGGCCGACGCCTCGATGGCGGAGTACATGCTCGGGCTCGCGCGGCGGGGGCGGGCCGAAACCGGAGTGGTGATTCCGGTGACGGACGCCGAGGCGTTCATTCGGGGGAGCGCCGAGGCGGGCGTACTGCGCATCATCCAGTGA
- a CDS encoding TolC family protein yields the protein MRAPLLMLGLAAAPLPLAAQARAGPKPPTGPLTLLEAIALGRKQGIDAVIAELDARVSEARVGERRAALLPTVAGAANVTRQTINLDEFGFPGISGISPDFSVWRFRLGASETLFDASAITRLRAARDTAVAAGLDAQAVGELAGATAGLAYLGVLSARETVAARDADSAVAADLLDQARQLVQAGVSPAIDRTRSEVSYAAVRTQLEVSRNALDRARLDLLRTLDLPPGTELDLADSLGLGAVDIPLDPAAAARYARDHRAELRAARQRTEAARQNLKSIRFERIPSLGVSGYYQQTGPGLGNLAGTYNVQLGITVPILDGFSRRSRVKEQESRLAAQEIRERDLGNRIETEARQSVLDVASARQQAAIAEERLRLAEEELSQAQQRFQAGVAGSVETTQAQSAVIAARDALIQARLNYGTARVRAYRALGIIDQLR from the coding sequence ATGCGCGCACCGCTGCTGATGCTCGGCCTGGCCGCCGCTCCGCTCCCGCTCGCCGCGCAGGCGCGCGCGGGGCCGAAGCCTCCGACCGGGCCGCTCACGCTGCTCGAGGCAATCGCACTCGGCCGGAAGCAGGGCATTGACGCGGTGATCGCCGAGCTCGACGCGCGTGTTTCCGAGGCGCGCGTGGGCGAGCGCCGGGCCGCGCTGCTCCCCACCGTGGCCGGCGCGGCGAATGTGACGCGCCAGACCATCAACCTCGACGAGTTCGGATTTCCCGGCATCTCCGGTATCTCACCCGACTTTTCGGTCTGGCGCTTTCGCCTCGGCGCCTCGGAGACCCTGTTCGATGCCTCGGCAATCACGCGGCTCCGCGCCGCCCGCGACACCGCGGTGGCGGCGGGACTCGACGCGCAAGCGGTGGGCGAGCTGGCCGGCGCCACCGCCGGCCTGGCGTACCTCGGGGTGCTGAGCGCGCGGGAGACGGTGGCCGCCCGCGACGCCGACAGCGCCGTGGCCGCGGACCTGCTCGACCAGGCGCGGCAACTGGTCCAGGCCGGCGTGAGCCCCGCAATCGACCGGACCCGGAGCGAAGTCAGCTACGCGGCCGTGCGCACCCAGCTCGAGGTGTCCCGCAACGCGCTTGACCGCGCCCGGCTCGACCTCCTCAGGACGCTCGACCTGCCGCCCGGCACCGAGCTCGACCTTGCCGATTCGCTCGGGCTCGGCGCCGTCGACATCCCGCTCGATCCCGCCGCCGCCGCCCGCTACGCGCGAGACCATCGCGCCGAGCTGCGGGCGGCACGGCAGCGCACCGAGGCGGCGCGGCAGAATCTCAAGTCGATCCGATTCGAACGCATCCCGAGTCTCGGTGTGAGCGGCTATTACCAGCAGACCGGGCCCGGGCTCGGGAACCTCGCCGGCACCTACAACGTGCAATTGGGCATCACGGTCCCGATCCTCGACGGATTCAGCCGCCGGAGCCGGGTGAAGGAGCAGGAGTCCAGGCTTGCGGCGCAGGAGATCCGCGAGCGCGATCTGGGCAATCGGATCGAGACCGAAGCGCGCCAGTCGGTGCTCGACGTTGCCTCCGCGCGCCAGCAGGCCGCGATCGCGGAAGAGCGGCTCCGGCTGGCCGAGGAGGAGCTGTCCCAGGCCCAGCAGCGATTCCAGGCCGGTGTGGCGGGAAGTGTCGAGACCACCCAGGCGCAGAGCGCGGTGATCGCCGCGCGCGACGCGCTGATCCAGGCTCGGCTGAACTACGGCACCGCACGAGTGCGCGCCTACCGCGCGCTCGGCATCATCGACCAATTGCGTTAG
- a CDS encoding CDP-alcohol phosphatidyltransferase family protein — translation MGQQARPLWSAADVLTALRLPLAVAFPLASGTGARFFILVLAAASDLLDGRLARRYGSSAFGAVLDPIADKLFMVSAFGVVLASGRLALYEVVGVLLRDIVASVAFFATAAKRATRAIPARPSGKAVTVAQLLTLLAFLFDSPLLHPLAWGTAALALYAIGDYSRAAGERRPLGGTS, via the coding sequence ATGGGCCAGCAAGCTCGACCGCTCTGGAGCGCCGCCGATGTCTTGACGGCGCTCAGGCTCCCGCTCGCGGTCGCATTTCCGCTCGCGAGCGGAACTGGTGCGCGGTTCTTCATCCTCGTGCTGGCTGCCGCGAGCGACCTGCTCGACGGGCGGCTCGCGCGGCGGTACGGCAGCTCGGCATTCGGTGCGGTGCTGGATCCGATCGCGGACAAACTGTTCATGGTCTCCGCATTCGGCGTCGTGCTCGCGTCGGGGCGCCTCGCGCTCTACGAGGTCGTGGGCGTGCTGCTCCGGGACATCGTGGCGAGCGTGGCGTTCTTCGCGACCGCGGCCAAGCGGGCAACCCGCGCGATTCCGGCGCGCCCGAGCGGCAAGGCGGTAACGGTGGCCCAACTGCTCACGCTCCTCGCCTTTCTCTTCGATTCTCCGCTGCTCCACCCGCTCGCGTGGGGGACGGCGGCCCTCGCACTCTATGCCATCGGGGACTACAGCCGCGCGGCCGGAGAGCGGCGCCCGCTCGGCGGCACGAGCTGA